The sequence below is a genomic window from Selenomonas ruminantium subsp. lactilytica TAM6421.
AGGTTTGCGAGAGGGATCTCAGGGAGATGTATTCCATTTACGATTCCTTAGCTGTTCCTGAACAGACTGTTGAAGTTAAACTGCATGATAGGAAAAAGTGGGGGAGTTCTGTTTCATTGGATGCAGAATTAGCAACTACCTTATCAGATGATGAAATTAAAGCCTTTTACATGCAGTATTTATCTAAAAATGGATGGGTTTATCATGAGAAAGATAATAGATATATGAAAGATGGATTGAGGCTTGTTGTCAGGAAAAAGAAAGAAGGAAAGTACTCTGTAGGAATAGTTAAGTTTTATAACTATAGACTTGCCAATGTAAAAGAGTAAAGTATTAGAAATGGTGGAATATATGAAAAAGGTTAATTTCAAGTATTTTCCAAACTTATATGAAGATGATGCCTTGATTCATGCAGAGGGAGTATGCCAGTGCTGTGGCAAGAATGTAAATGAATATATCGAAACAATGTATTCCAAAGAGGATGTTGACTGCATATGTCTCCAGTGTGTCAGTAATGGAAGTGCCGCAGCAAAATTTCAAGGCGAATTTATTGATGATGCAGATCCGGTAAGTGATCCAGCTAAGCGGGACGAATTATTTCATAGGACACCAGGGTACCTTTCCTGGCAGGGAGAATACTGGCTTGCATGCTGCGATGATTATTGTAAGTATATTGGATATGCAGGAATCGAAGAACTCGAAAAATTAGGATGTAAAGAGGAAGCTCTAAATGAATATGTGCAGCGTGATCCATTAATCCCTATAGAAGATTTGGAAGAATGCTTAAATAAAGATGGCTATATGCGTGGCTATTTGTTTCAATGCCTGCATTGTGGGAAATATCATTTATGGGTTGATATGGATTGAAGATAAACTATTGATGGATATGGATGATACGATGAGCAGCAACGAAGTAAAGAAGAAGTTTTATGAAGATATGCAATCGTTTTATGAGAAGCAGGATAAATATAATTTTCTGTATGCAATATCTAAAGGAGAAGTTAAAGAATATTTGCGAGGAGATGGGGAATATCGAAAATATTCAGCATCAGATTTTTACATTGCCTATGAGCCTACGGAGACAGGCAGGGTTATAAAAGATGTCTTTTTTACTGAAGTTACTAAAGCAGGGGCCGTGGATATGTTTTTTGATTATCTGGGACAGATGGCTGGAGAATCCGCATTGGGCGCGTATTTAACCTTTGACTATGTTGGGGCGTTGAAATATGAGGATAAGGAACATACGATAAACATAGAACCATATAAAAATAGGGTGAAAGACTTAGAAGAAACAGTGACAAATAGTCTGCTGAAGTATCGTGAGGAGCTGCAGGATGAGATCCGATTTCCAAACGGGTGGAATACTGTTAATCCCTGGGATGAGATAGCGAGACGCTGGAATGATGTATTAGATACTTCGAAAGGGTTAAGAAGGGTAACAGGAGATGCGGGATGAACAATAAGATCAACTCATCGTATCCGAAAATCGGAGATGCAGATATTCGAAGAGCAGAAGAACTTTTGGGAGTCAGACTGCCGGAGAGTATGAAAAAGTTCTATTTGGAAAATAATGGCGGCATGCCGGAGTGTGATGTTTATATTAGCGATGGCTATGAGTATATGGTGAATTATTTTATGCCGCTAATTCTTCCCGATGGGCTGGATGACACAGTGATAGCCACCAAAAGACTTATTGATGACGTGTCACCAAGCTGGTTTATTCCTATTGCCGATGATGGAGGAGAGCTGCTTTATGGTTTCAGTACAGCTGACGAAGAGCCAGGAGCCATTTACTGCTGGATAACAGATTATGATTACGGTGAAAATCCGGAGGAATATATGGTTCATCTATGTGGCAACATACAGGACTTCATCGAGGGTATGATAAAGGTTGAAGATTAATCGGACAGAGGCGGGAGCATGAATATAGCGGAGACAAGGGCAAAACTGGAAGAAAACCATGTGCCTAAGGATATGTATAGCTTTGGATGGACAACTTCGGAAATGATGTGCATCGAGTATAAGAAGAAACAGTGGGAGGTTTATTACAGCGAAAGAGGCTCCAAGTGTGGTGTCAAGATATTCAAGAAAGAAAATGAAGCATGTAAGTATTTCTATGATATGGTAATGCAAAATTTTAAGCAGCATCAGGAATATCTCCTGCATGATAGAATAAACAAATTAAGACCACTCTTGGAAAGACCTTACCGGGAGGATGATTTGTTTTACCGTGATGATATGACTGTTCCGCACAGCAAGGAGGAATGGGACGGGCTTCAAAAGGAACATAATATAAAATTCCCGCTTGATTACATGGATTATATCAATGCGTATGGGCTGGGAGCGGTTGATAGCGTCTTATGGATATATAGTCCGTGGTGTGAGATTGATGGCTTTAATTTATTTAAAGCTGGCAAAAAAGTCCTGGAGGCATACAGAGCTTCACTAAAAGATTTTCCTGAAGGATTGCTCCCCTTGGGAAGAACTAATAATGGAGTAGATATTTTTTGGCAAAATACGGATGAAGACCCGGATAAGTGGCCTCTGATTGTATGTGAAGAAAGTTCAGCTGACTTTCACGAATATGCGTTGTCCATTACAGAGTTTCTAGTGGGGGTAATAAAAGGGACAGTACAGTGTGATGCCTTACCGGAAAATTGGAGTGGTGCAGGACATTTGAATTTTATTCCCTATAAGGAACAATGAGGATATAAGAACTGTTTCGATTAAATTTAAAAATTGCAGAGTATAATTATATGAAAAAAATAGCTATGTATATCGTTGGTATGTTTGCTGTGCTGTCGTTATTGCATACAATCGTGAATTATAGTATAAATGGTGATGATTTTCAAAAAGACCCTAAAGTGATGGTGGAAATTTACGATAGCTTGCCAATCCCAGAATATACTAAGGAAGTTGATAAGAAGGATATATCGAGACCGAGAACGTCTGCCTTTTTGGATATTTACTATCATACGGATTTACCAAACGATAAAATAATGAATTATTATATCGATAAATTAACGAAAGATGGCTGGAAACAAATAGAATATAGAGGTGGCAAGGGGATTCTGTTTCAAAAAGGCAAATGGAAAATTGCCGTAAATGAGGGGGAGTCGGAATATAATCTAGAAATTTTTAAGTTTTATGGAATATCTGATTGATAGATTGATGATATGAGTTTTGGATATAATGATTAGGTAATGATGCTATGAAACAAGCACGAAAATTAGTACTTTTATTTATGGCGGTTTGTATCCTGTTATCCTTATATGGGTCTGTTATGAATTATATTGAAAATGGTAATGATTTTGAGCGGGATCCTAAAGTTGTATACGAGATATATGATGATTTGCCAATACCTGATAAAACGCAGGAGATTGAAAAGAAAGAATCTATAAGAGAAAGGTCATCTGTATCATTGGATGTTTATTATCATACGAATTTATCTAATGAGCAGATAAGACAATTTTATATTAGAAATCTTCCTGATAAGGGATGGATACAGATTGAAGACCAAGGCAGTGATGGCATTGCATTTAAAAAGGGAAAATGGAAAATAGCAGTGCATGATGATAAAGATAAATATCGAGTAGACATTTATAAGATATATAGATATTAAGGGATAGGAAAATGAAATTTGTATATTTATTATACTTGGTTATTCTAAAGTCGATAGTTGAGATTATTAGCACACCGGACGATGTTTTCCCTTGGGGGACTTTAGTGTTTGCAAGTTGTGTAGCATGGTGGATACGAAAAAGAGAATCGGAATATAATGATCGACATTATAAATAGAATGGGCTGTATAGTGCTACGCTTTGTCGGAAAACTAGGCTGGTGCAGGGCAGTGGGATTTTACTCCTTATAAGAAACAATGAGAATACAAGAGACATCAGGAATAATGGCTGTTAGGATGTGGTCGGATGAAGTTGGATATAGCTAAATTGCGAGAGCCGATGCGAATTGTTTACGATATACAAGGCAAGGGAATCCTTCGTAGCCCGAAATATGTTGAGATAA
It includes:
- a CDS encoding SMI1/KNR4 family protein, with amino-acid sequence MNIAETRAKLEENHVPKDMYSFGWTTSEMMCIEYKKKQWEVYYSERGSKCGVKIFKKENEACKYFYDMVMQNFKQHQEYLLHDRINKLRPLLERPYREDDLFYRDDMTVPHSKEEWDGLQKEHNIKFPLDYMDYINAYGLGAVDSVLWIYSPWCEIDGFNLFKAGKKVLEAYRASLKDFPEGLLPLGRTNNGVDIFWQNTDEDPDKWPLIVCEESSADFHEYALSITEFLVGVIKGTVQCDALPENWSGAGHLNFIPYKEQ
- a CDS encoding CbrC family protein produces the protein MKKVNFKYFPNLYEDDALIHAEGVCQCCGKNVNEYIETMYSKEDVDCICLQCVSNGSAAAKFQGEFIDDADPVSDPAKRDELFHRTPGYLSWQGEYWLACCDDYCKYIGYAGIEELEKLGCKEEALNEYVQRDPLIPIEDLEECLNKDGYMRGYLFQCLHCGKYHLWVDMD
- a CDS encoding SMI1/KNR4 family protein, coding for MNNKINSSYPKIGDADIRRAEELLGVRLPESMKKFYLENNGGMPECDVYISDGYEYMVNYFMPLILPDGLDDTVIATKRLIDDVSPSWFIPIADDGGELLYGFSTADEEPGAIYCWITDYDYGENPEEYMVHLCGNIQDFIEGMIKVED